In the genome of Populus trichocarpa isolate Nisqually-1 chromosome 10, P.trichocarpa_v4.1, whole genome shotgun sequence, the window CTAGCTGCGACAAAGGATACGACATTTCCCTgtttaaaaaagaatgaaaccAACTCTCCTTTACCGATCAATTATGTCCACCAGTGTATAATTCCTTCGTTTTCTTCTATCCAGCACAGATGATGCTGACACACCAAATTCGACAACCTTGAGATTCTTGAACAGCTTCAGCAGTCCTTGTCCAATGTCTTAACTCACTTCTATCCGCAATATTTACGTAGATTGCAACGATGGGGAGTCCCATTTCTGCAAGTACGAGTCAACTGTAAGCTTTTTCAATTACTTGAGAGTCGAGAACCTGGCGAACTCAACAAATTTCTCCCATTTGAATTTGATGGTGACCACGAATTTCTCTCAGGCTTCCAATTCAACATCTTTGAATGTGGAGGAATCGGTATTGGTTTGTGCATATCCCTCAAGATATCagatatcttttcttttttcgtgtttttcaAAAGTTGGGCTGCCACTTTTCGTGGTGAACCTGATCAAGAGCGTCCACGGTTCGAATCGGCCACACTCTTCCCCGCCAGGAGTCTCTTTGGATATGACCCCAGAAATCCTATCTTTGAAACGAATATTGTGGCGAAAAGGTTTGTTTTCAGTAAGTCTTCCATAGAGGCACTTATAGCCAAATACTATAAAGCGACAAATACAGAAAAACTGCAACGCCCATCTCCTATTGATGTCTTATCAGCTTTCCTATGGAACCAAATCGTAGCTGCAACCATGGTAGAATGGAAAACACATACAGTCCATGAACTAGTTCACTACATGAATCTGCGGTCAATCATGTGCCCGCCACAATCAGAATACTCCTTCGGAAACATCTCCTGGGCTGCCAAAACAGTTCCATCTGTGGGTGAGGGTTGCAATCTAGCTAGTCAAATAAGAGAGTCGATAAATAAAGTAGATAGTGAGTACGTGAAAACGCTTTAGGAAGGGGGCATGTTGGGTTCGGTGGGAGAGCAAGTCCAAAGAGTTGCGAGAGGGGAGGTGGTACGTTTCACCTTCACTAGCTTATGCGGACTCCCTATATATGAAGCCGATTTTGGGTGAGGGAAGCCGATATGGGCTGGTTCTCCGAGCTTGACTTTCAAAAATTTTACGGACAGTACTGTATCTGGTGAAGGAATAGAGGCCAAGGTGCAATTAACTGAGGAAGACATGGTTAAATTCCAAGATGACACAGGGAGTTGCTCGAATAAGTTGCTCCAACTGGATGCCAGCTAAAGGCCTCATAAACTATCATGTTCAGAATAAGTAAAAATGGCATCAGATGTTTTGCACTGGAGCAAGTGATCGATGGTGATATATCTATATACGTACCCACCCAATGTGAATCTTATCTTAAAGCTGAAAGCATATACTCTCTCGTTTGattcttaataattaattgttgGCGAGTCCAATGTGTATTTGGACAgactctttattatttttattttttttaatttaacgtggatgtccggaccagcttgcgcgcacctcgactaatcccacaggccctgaagttaacgaccatgtaagcttctagtggccatcatatgagcgatcacagggttcgaacctgagactacagagggagcaaatctcttaattccaagctcttaccactgggccatcATCTAGATGATTaactctttattattttcttgtttgaatttACAAGTCCTCTGTACTGTAATTAATTACACCTAAAGCCTAATCAAACAACTTACCCTCAtgtattcatttgttttttcccccGTTTCCACCTCCAAAAATCCAATTTCCCTACCTTTTTTTCCTGCTATCTGAAGCCACTTTTGCTTTAGAAGACTAAAGACTAGCTTTGAAGAAAAAACGGGTTCACCGAAAATGACATCTATATATGTATgttgaaaagtaaaataaatcgATGGATTGAGAttgagtaattaattaaattagaatttttttatattagtttaatttcttgactATTTATGACTTTGTCTCTATAAAAAGACTTATGATTTAGCATTAATTAAGTAgcacaaaaaagagagaatagcTAGAAGTGTTTAATTagagaaaaacacttaataaaaataatccttttataaaatgagaaaaacaataaaagaatttaagagCCAAGCATGCCCTGGCTTCAAAAAGATTCAAATAAggagaaaaaaggagaaaaatatatatatatcatcccTTCCCTTATTCatgtgtttctttgttttttttttcttgacaaaaaGACATCTTTTTTCTATCCAAAGCAttgttttaaaaggaaaaaaggcttatcataatcttaaaagaaaataaaaacaaaaacatcattcaatgatttttatccaattatattaaaattttaagaataataaatgtgagaaaaaagtatataaaattttacaataagaaaataacaaaaaagactttttattcccattgaatattcataagcatattaaaaaagaaaatatgcatattaaatacatatataattattcataaaataattgttaatattttcataaaaagcccaaatattattttaaaaccatgGCATAAtcagataattatttaaatattatttttagagaaCACTAGCTACATACTCACGCTACGTTTCTAGTAGGATATTTCAAGACAAGAGAAAAAGGTGTTAGTTGGATATGTTTTCCTGTATCACAAATTTTggtaattgagaattaaaattacaatgtatgtatttaataaaataaattgataattataagaattgataaattataaaaaaaaatgttaacttTAATTGCAGACTAAAATGGAAAGTTGGACTTCCTCACAATACATGTGCAAGTATTTGATCTCTTGTTCGTGGGACactctttaaaatttttttatttaattttatggaaATTAAAATGGATATTCACAATAAAGTCAATGATTTAAATTCTAtagaaaagatataaattttagtctaaattctcttttctaattaatgaatgcttttttattagtagtgtggtttattcaataaaaactaaagataatcaaaataaatattcaaaataaatcaaatgatttgaaatagggaggaaaaaatatatctctttAATAAAACAATCCCTTCctttattcatgtatttctttttttatataaaaacatgtttttttatcaacaacattgttttttttttataaaaaaaaaacttatcataatcttaaaaaaaatttaaaaaaatcatgattcaaTCATTTTGatccaaatatattaaaaatttaagaaaataaatgtgataaaaattatataaaattttacaataaaaaaataacaaaataattttttattcacattGCCTACTCATaagcatatttttaaaatagaaattatgcATATTAGATACATGtataattattctaaaaataattgttaatattatcataagaggccctaatattatttaaaaactatggcataatcatataattatttaaacatcattttttaaaaaaaaaatcttactataaaataaaaaaaataaaaaattaaaggtcaaATGTGCTTGGGCTTAAAGTGCGGGCTAGCGTGTTTGGCCCACATAAAAAGGCTTGGTCATGTTTGGGCCTGAAAGGCCATGGCAACAAGATTGGAAGGATGATgcctattttaaataaataaaataactaaacaaaCAATGTGTCATTCATCTTAAATAGTTTCTAGTAATCAAAGGTTGTTCTAGTGACCAAAAAATAAAGGTCTTAAGTTTTTGAACctcaaaatctaaattttaacttttttttaacaaaaaaacattatatcaacctctaaaatcttttttttatatatcataaaaGACATTTTAATTGGactaaaactcaaaatcaaatcaaattaaaaaatctttcaagCCTTGATCTACTTTTTCATGCATCATTGAAGATAGAAACCATCTTCATTGAGTTATCATtcataaacattaaaatcatagTTATTGGTGGTTATAATGTGATTACCGAGAGTGTTTTTAtctcctctttctcttttagcaaccttttctctcctttttaacAACAGTAAGGGATTGAAATGCCAAATAAATGAAgttgttttttactaaaatatagaagttaaaaaaaaccaaatatgcaaaatataaaactttagggatcaaattaaacttttacaAACCTTTTGAATTGTATATACTGGAAgaggttttgttttaaatatgttAGTTTTGATCCTTGATttctcaatttttgtttttaaaacaaaataaaataaaattttctaaaattgatctttaatttaatgTCAGAATATCCAATAACATGATAGGCATGAGGgagtttgaaaatcaaaatagacCCCGCCACTTAGAACCATGACAACATAACTTTGAATGatcatattgaaaagaaataaagtttaatgatcaaagtgtgttgataaaaaaatgtcatgGACCGGAAAAAAAACTAGCTATGAATGGTAAAATGAGAGTGTAAGcacactaaataaataataacaagcccaaatcttttattttcttttataaaataattataatatattaaggatgaaattgacttaaaaaaaatcattttaacccAACTTTTTATCTAGCttagatttaaattaaatcgtgtgGGAGTTGCTCTAACACGATCTAGTTGACTTGGTCGGTCTAGATACAACTCGACTCAATGATAAACAAAAAAgtttgagaatgaaattgaaaaggaaaattgatgaaattgataggaaaaaaactcTCAACCCGACTCCTTATCTAGTCTGGATTTATAATTAAACCATGTAAAAATTATCCTGACATGATTCAATTAACTTACCCAGTCTAAAAGCAACCCTGActattgttataaaaaaatatatggtaataaaaaaaaagaacaagattgaaaggaaaaaagagagagggtctgaattataaaaataaaaagaaaagagtaataTTGAAGCTCAATCAACTTTCCCAAGTCTTTTTTCAGTATAGTagagaaataattttatatttcattataatttattctttttaaaaaattgaaaaaaataaaaactcacgATTCCATATCCGGCATATGACACCAAATTGAACCCAGATATTTTACATAAGACTTTGAGTAGATGTGATAAGAAGCAAGAATCGTTATAGAACCATACTTCATGGAAGATCACACACGCCTCGGTAATTCAACTCTGCCTCCTTTTTATTTACCATTTAACAAGGAAAAAGTGCACTCAACAATGCGTGTAAATTTTGGCCGTCTCAACAAATCTTCCAACTACTCTCAACGTCTCCACAAGAGACACCAAGCAACCAGCCATCCACACGCACACACAATGAAAGTGCAACTAGCATACATAATTACAGAGACTGAAAACCACCATAGACGAGGAGAAAATTAACAGAGCCTATTTCGAGATATACTTAAAGAGAAGACATGGGCATGATGAGGTCTAAGGCACTTGGATCCAGAGAAGCAGCTGCAAGCAGCTCGCGATCGCGTTCAAAAAAGGCCATGTCTTCTTCGGTTAAAGTCACCCAAGCCTCCACTCCCTCGCCGTCTCTTGTGTCCATAATTGTAGTCACGTTCTTGTTAGCTCCGGTGGGAATGGTCACCCAGGTGGGCTTTCCCCACCCGAAATCAATCCCGTAAAATGGAAACCTGCAGAAATCGGTGCTTGCATAAAAGTCTACATTGCCTTCTTGGAGCATGCTTCCTGCCTCTTGGAAAGATTCACAAACAGCCATGAAAGCCTTACCTTCTCCAAGTTTCTCCACATAGTTCTCACCAAAATCCCGCAACCCTTTCCTTAGCTGACCAACCAAGCTTTGCAATTCTATCTCACACTCCGTAGCACATGAAGCAAAGTAACCCACGAGGTTTCCAATAGTGTTTTCAGGCAAGGGAGGCACCATTCTCTTGCGTAAATTCACGGATTGTGAGAGAATAGAATATCTTAAATGCTCCGAATTCGATCTTGATGCGTTCATTGCACATTTCCAAATCAGGGCTGTCACAGCTTCAACTCTTGTCGGACATGTCACGCTTTCACTCACAGCCTTAGCCTGGAGAGCAGCAATCTTGGAGGCATCAAAGACAAGTCTCTTTGTAACGCATTTATCATTCATCAATTCGACAGCTGCAGGCCTTGTAAGCGGTAAGTTCTGCGGTGGGAATAGGGATGATGCGTTGAATAATGGAAGCACGGTACTGTCGTTGACAGACCGAAAAGCCGCAGCTGCCCAAGCCTTGATGAAAGTGCTGAAGGTAACCGGATCAGCTGCCTTGTGAGAAATGCAAACTCCAATCGCCAACCCACCGCAGGCAAAGAAATTTGCTTGAACAAGCACTAGACTACCCGTGAGTGCTTCTGGTGATTCAGTCTCAACAGGAATGAATTTTCTTATCGCCTCAGCATCAGGCTTTTCAAGAAACTTGGAGAGAAGACAGCTGACTCGTGATTCAACAAAAACAGCTCCAAGATCGTTGCATTCAATCGAGGCACCATCTTTGATCCTGCCGGCAAGTGGGTAGAATCGGGTTAAGGTTTCAGACAGCGATCTCTTTAGCCGCAGAGATTCGTGATAACCTGTGCGTTGCTGCTGGAAATTGGAGTACAAGAGAACCAAAGGTTCATATGACACAGGAGCAAGCTGATCCAGAAGGCTAAGGTTAAACTTTCTCAAGTGATTTAAGGTTGGAGAGGATGGTCCTATGACTTCTCTAGCAACGATCTCAACATTTACCTGATCTATAGCCATCTTGTTTTTCTCCTACAGTTTTCGGTAGAATTGTCACAATATCTGGGCTAGCTAGCTTTTATCGAACTCCATCACCTGCTTCCCATGATTTATTGTTAATCATTTTGCTTGTCTATACTCTTGTCCATTAAACTAATGATGAagacccaagaaaaaaaaaagtagcacgatgaattttctcatttttccaTTGGAGCCAGGGAAAATCGGACGAGGTGTACAAGGTTTAGCCTCGGCGGTACAAGGTCAATGTCAATCACAACAAAGCAAGACCTCATGTGATGACGAAGACTAAATAATTCCTAGCCATCTGGCTTATCCattaatcaatatataattaattaatcatcataGACATATTGGGTTGGTCAGATATTGATCAGGACTAcgttctcttcttttttttaattcgatccagcttgcgcgtacctcaactaatcctacgagccttgaagttaacgatcatgtaagccttcaatggccatcatatgagcaaccacaaggcttgaacctgagatcataaaagaaacaaatctcTTAATCCCAAATTTTTACTATTGAACCACCATCTAAATAGTTATCAGGAGGACGTTCTTATTATATGATCCAATGGCCTGTCAAATGCCAATCAATACAGCTAGCTAGGTTGTCTATAAATATGTTGTGATGAGTACTTTACgttatttgtttaaatttactataaaaataataaaaacagacTATGTCTTAATCCTTTacctacaaaataattaaaaagaaaacaagcagAAGGTTTCgaaagaataaataaacaaagtattcatataattaatacaacGCATAGTTGACCGTAGAGGGTTGGGAAGAACATGGGATGACGTGGGGTGACTCAATTGGAAGCAAATTATAAATAGgttaaaactttgaaaaatgcTGAgcaaaaatacttgaaaatgtTAGCTTTCAAGATCCTTACATGAGACCACCTGATTTTTTGCTGACATATATACTTAATTACTTACTTTTAGTCTGAAAACTAAAATCTTTCTGCAAATTAATAGTTAATTAACTCATTAGATTAACATTGGAAGGCTGCGGTAAAGAAAAATCTACCATATCAATATAGTATTGAAACTTTTGAgaatttcaagattaataatGAAAAGATTACGACTATAGAAGCCTTGaagaaataactttttttatcacGATATGGAAGTGTTGTTTTGTctttattagaagaaaaaaaattaaaagaattggttTTTTCATTGTAGCTACTCTCACTTagtatatttcattaaaataatgctATGGATTGGTTAGTGGACAAAAAAAAGGCggcctaatatatatataaaaaatgtccctccattttttttttctagattttaacTTGAGGTTTTGTCAAAGTTACTTCACGGACCATTGAGTTGGAtaggatattttatttaaaaactttattttgtttttaattttattcttggtttaaaaaatgaaagagttattagaaaaaaatgagcGTAAGAGAAAATTATTGGTTAGCCAAAATTCTAGTCACGAAAATAATCATTCTTGGTTTCAATGAGTTCCTTTGAACAAGATAAGTTTCATTGAAATATTCTTTGACCTTTATCATTCCTGATAAGGTAAATCAAGACTCGAGAAGTTTTTAAGAATTGGATTGATTTTGCATTTTAGACCAAGTTCTTCCAAATGGGTTTTTAAAGCctctatagtgttttttttatatgtttttaggtgaaaaatgGTTAGAATTGGGTTCTTAGGGTCCAAAAATTTGAACCTCGATTTTCCAACCACTATAATGGTGGTTGGAAACTAGGTTTCTAAACGatatgtcaatgattttttttaaaataaaaaaaaaaaaaaaaaagaaatcaatataaAGGTGTGAGCTTGGGCTTTTAGGCTTTTTACTAGGAGCACGACCCTGggctttttgaattttttctttaaaattttaattcaaacctttttttttatgtatttttagtttgcattatttttttatttttaattttgatatttaagaCCCTCTAGAttgtattcaatttaaaaataaataaatttcaaaagacAAGTTTAAGAAATTTGGTACAGGCTATAACTTAAGTCATAGGTTGGGTGGGTTAACCCAATTCCCGGATCTAGCCAAAATATTGTCGTCCAAGTTTTTTGTGATGAACATCCCCCaataaattagaaggaaaattattgtgttttgtgatgaacATCCcccaataaattaacttaaattttagatggtataaaataataaattggtaCGCGAAATATCAACCCAATAACAAATTGTATAAATTCTCTAAtcggataaaataattatttaaaggaaaatattttataaattagggtgataataataataataatatagaggaattctaaataaaataatgtatgaTTTTACATGCAAAAAAAGTTGGTTGTAGTATAAGCCCCGCGTACAATCGATGGTATCATATTCAAATATTTGAACATagactataaataaaaatatagtttgttgTTTGGATACAAACTAATGAGATTTGATAGTATCTTAGTCTAATGTTTGGACGTAGACTATAGATACATCTGTCATTTGGTCGGAGAATAAGGTTTGAACGCTTGGATATACACTGAAATAGTTTTATGGAAATATTCCCTATGATAGggaattaatataaataaattatgctcacaagatagaaaaacaatattatgcaaTTCATGCTCGTAgggcagagaaaaaaaatttaagtgtgTGGGAATTAAATGGAATTCAATGGCGGAAATTATAATAAGGAAAATTGAATAGATCGCAACGGCAAGATATGAtggatgaaaaattaaatagaccACAAcagtaaaattttaatatgtgaTATTAAATGAGTAgtaacaactgaatttaacttATGATATCTAAATTGTCCAGGAATTTATTATATGATGTTTGAATACATTATAAATGGGCATAACAAAAATAgaagatagaaaaatatttgaatatgcTATAAATAGGCATAAGGAATATATTAAGatagaaaataattgaatatgCCATAATTAGGCATAAGAAAAATACTAAGatggaaaattaaaatattgaaatatacCATAACGATCATGAGAAATAATTGTACTGGACAAATATTGAATTATGCCATAAATATTGGATATGAGAAAtatttgagttgaaaaataatgaaacttgCCACAAATAGATACAagaaatatttaagttttaaaaaaatatttggatgtACTATAAATGAGTCTAAGAAATATCCgagatgaaaaatatatttaaagaggTCAGATAGGTATAAAGTATATGACAATTAGAAGAAATGTATGTATAAACCAAAAACAGACTGGAAGCATATtgagtttgaaaatttatatggataaactagaataggtataataaaTATTGGAATTAAAATTAGTATTGATGAgcttataataatataatggaTGATGAGATGAACTAATAAAATTAGTtggctaaaataaaataaatacttgtgAAAGTTGAGAAGGCAtgtaattgaaattgagaaacaaaatgTGGCATGAACTAAATATATTCATGAGATTAAAAAAGGTATAGATAAATCATgatgtgaaaagaaaatatgatatgaaaatgtTATAATACCTTAATGAACATGAgtgaaaattatattgaaatgaGTTATGAAATAAATGGTAAATTAAGGagtaattacaaaaaatataattatttcttagatttccaacatttagttataaaaaaatagcatttggGATATAAAAGccaaattttgttaaatatatgcttttaattttgaattctcGATCATAATTTTTActtcttctaaaaaaacatgtttgacaaTGATtagagattttatatatatatatatatatatatatatatatatatggacaaTTGCTGTATAAAGTGTAAAATCTTATTTCTAACCAACATGATGTTATTTCTCATGCAAACCAGACAGCCCTCTTAATATTATAAAGAGACCAATGTGACAGTAAATAGAATACATTTAATGCATACTGGCCCACTCATTTAATTAGTATGcagaaccaaaagaaaagaaagggcatGCCTACCAGCAAATAGGATACATTTAATACGTACTGATccattcatttaattaataatgcagaagcaaaagaaaagaaagggcatGGGTACACAAAGCCGACCTATCTTTGTCACATGGTAACTACTTGACTATAGGTTTtgatgtttgttatttttttggaggAGCACGCAAATTCTACAAATGTCTTCTCCTTCTACACAATTAAATTGAGGTGAACTTAAAAAATCCGATATCATCACCCATGGCTAGCTCTCCAAACTCTTCGAGCTCTTTTCTTATTCGGCTGACCAAGCCCTGCAGTTCTAACTTATCATCACCATCCTCCATGGATGCTACGTTAATATTCCCCAAGCAGTTACCGGCATAGTTTTCTGGTAACGGTGGGCACAAACCTTTTGCGCATTTTCAAGCTGAGAGACAGCATAGAATTTCTTGAAACCCCAAGTTTGACTTTGATGCAGTCATTGCACATTTCCAAATAAGTGCTGATGCAGATTCCACCCGAACGCTTGTTCTGGCGGCTTTAGCCTTGAGAGCAGTAATCTTTGATATATTCTCGTTGCGCACTGGAAGAACTGTGACTGGCAGATCCATTTGTGGGAAAAAAGCACCCATGAATAACGGACTCGCCACTTCTCTTGAGCTGAGAGCAATTGCAATGTTGCTAACGTTGATGCATCTGCAATCTTGAGTGAAAGGCACACCCCAATTGCCAAGCCGATAAACTGGCTTGGACAAGTAATTGACTACCTATGGCTGCTTCATTGGATTCTATAGCTGCAGGCAGGAATTGTTTTAACATTTCTGTATCAGGGTTTTTGAGAATGTCAGAGAGGATACATTTGACTCGACCCTCAATATATTCAGCCCCATGGTCATCACATTCGATGGAAGAAGCGATAGCAGCGACCTTTCAGTGGCTTTGGCAAGGTGATCACCAGTATTCATGGGGTAAAAGAAAACCAATGAAGTGTACGATATTGGAATGAACTTGTCAACAGGAAAGAGCTTCAGTGTTCTTAGCTAAAGGGGCGTTGGAGAGGATGGTTTGATAGTTTCGCACTGCATGATCTCACCTCTCATTGCAAGAGACATCGTGTTCCTGCTGTTTTTGAGACAAACACTGCCTTGCAAggataattaaatatagtttttcaagAATTAATGGGCTAGGAACAAATATATAGATGAACATAATTGCTCGCCCTAGGTGCATAAAAACGAACCAGGAATCCACTACGAAGATCCAATCGGAGATGGATTGGTTTCCCAGAAACATGCCTGCTGCTGAAAGACAGTGACCAATGTACATGGttaaaaggatcaaaattagGACACCATTACCATAAATAAAAGTGGAAATCAACGACATGAAAATTATATGGGAGATGCTGCGATGTCTTGAGTGCGGAgacaaacaaaatccaaaacgATCCATCAGAGAAAGTCTCTTTGCAATTAACCCCATTCAAATCTATCGTATTAGTAAAAAGCACAATTCACACCCACAAAAAGTTTCACTTTTAcacaataaaacatatatatgatACATGCAAATAAGAAATGAGATCAAAGTGTTTGGTAAATACACAAGACCAAACTAAAATCAAGACAGTTCTTAAATCACCTGTGTGATCTGTAGCTTCTTCATGTGACGCTCTAAATATCAATTAcgataaaaattaacaaaattactAGTTTTATCCCTCTCCATTATAAATGTGAGTTCAGCTATTAGCACTTGCACTTGGCCTTACCCTGTATATAGTCCCCCGAGCAAACAGCAGAGTTGTCAGCTACATTGCTACACAATGATATCATACCCTGAAAATCTTGACGTTGGGAACCAGAAAAGAGAAATCGGGCATGGATCCATGAGAATATCAAACTCGTAAAACATAATGACCATCTTGCCACTCTGAGACCAGtcaatgaaattgaataattttatacaaCATATGGATAACACTATCTCTAGCCGGAAGATGTTAAGGTGGGTATAGCCCAGGGAACAAGGACTGCTTCACTACTCGTGGCTTTTGTTGCTGCAATCTCTTCTAAGCGCTTCCAGGTcgcttcttgttttgttttgatctcCTCTGCCTTCGCTTCATTTTCTTGAAACTGGCGTAAGCACTCCTCGAACAGCTCAGGGTCAATATCAGCAAAGATCTTGCGAACATTAACCGTTAAGCTCTGCACCACCTGATTCCAGTGGTTACGTCCATTTTTCTCCAGGGCAGGAAAGATAATGGGGAGTATAACTTTGCGGTTCTGTCTAATTAAGTTCTCAATATGATCATTGTTCCACAAGTACAAAGCCCTTTCTGCCACCTGTAAGAGCAAGAATTAGTAAGCTTGCCTTTGAATTAGGAAACAAGTGCCATGAATGATAAGCACATTATAAGAGGTCAACCTgaatctcaatattttaaaaaaatgataacagtAGATAAACAAGACTACAATAAGAGCAGAAAACATTTACAGTAAGCCCCTCAACCAGGACTTTTATCCATggtaatccaaaaaaaaaggaaaataattcaGAAATGAACACCTTGGTTGAAtccaaattgatttaattaattaaagttaaaagcTTTGGAAGTCATGGCTATAGCATTGATCAGACTgcaatttaaaaagaaactagACGTACTATTTGCATTTGGTGATTATGAAGAGATAATATCTGAAGATGGCCTAATAACTAGCAGAACCAGCACTACAGCCTCTTGTCTTACAGTTGGCCCTGCCAATGATAAAGCAATTCCCGGACTAGAAAGAGGGGATCAAAACAGTTCTGTGGAAACtagtttataatataatttgactgGTCTCCACATGCAtcat includes:
- the LOC7477051 gene encoding BAHD acyltransferase At5g47980, with translation MAIDQVNVEIVAREVIGPSSPTLNHLRKFNLSLLDQLAPVSYEPLVLLYSNFQQQRTGYHESLRLKRSLSETLTRFYPLAGRIKDGASIECNDLGAVFVESRVSCLLSKFLEKPDAEAIRKFIPVETESPEALTGSLVLVQANFFACGGLAIGVCISHKAADPVTFSTFIKAWAAAAFRSVNDSTVLPLFNASSLFPPQNLPLTRPAAVELMNDKCVTKRLVFDASKIAALQAKAVSESVTCPTRVEAVTALIWKCAMNASRSNSEHLRYSILSQSVNLRKRMVPPLPENTIGNLVGYFASCATECEIELQSLVGQLRKGLRDFGENYVEKLGEGKAFMAVCESFQEAGSMLQEGNVDFYASTDFCRFPFYGIDFGWGKPTWVTIPTGANKNVTTIMDTRDGEGVEAWVTLTEEDMAFFERDRELLAAASLDPSALDLIMPMSSL
- the LOC7477052 gene encoding stemmadenine O-acetyltransferase — encoded protein: MGSPISASFQFNIFECGGIGIGLCISLKISDIFSFFVFFKSWAATFRGEPDQERPRFESATLFPARSLFGYDPRNPIFETNIVAKRFVFSKSSIEALIAKYYKATNTEKLQRPSPIDVLSAFLWNQIVAATMVEWKTHTVHELVHYMNLRSIMCPPQSEYSFGNISWAAKTVPSVGKPIWAGSPSLTFKNFTDSTVSGEGIEAKVQLTEEDMVKFQDDTGSCSNKLLQLDAS